A genomic region of Trichothermofontia sichuanensis B231 contains the following coding sequences:
- a CDS encoding peptidylprolyl isomerase, producing the protein MGIPLLLNRFPRHWHPGQWLSVVCLVLSLTLSACTTPQAAIPSPSPETPVAATTTPVSSPSPTPTVSPANAFPNLPRLKGEAIVELTVKGAPITIAVDGVNAPITAGNFVDLVQRGVYNGTTFHRVVRDPTPFVVQGGDPLSKNPAFEAQVGAGGFVDPAVPCDVQALPPGVPPEVGCARNIPLEIKPAGAAVPIYSKTFQQAGILQPPQLPHRRGAVAMARSQLPDSASSQFYITLADQQFLDGNYAVFGYVTQGMEVVDQIQQGDRIDDARVVSVTDQPQTSTSPPSP; encoded by the coding sequence ATGGGTATACCCTTGCTGCTAAACCGATTTCCCCGCCACTGGCATCCTGGGCAATGGCTCAGTGTCGTTTGCCTGGTGCTGAGTCTGACACTGTCCGCCTGTACCACCCCGCAAGCGGCAATCCCCTCACCGTCACCGGAAACACCCGTTGCCGCCACCACGACCCCGGTCAGTAGCCCCAGCCCAACGCCCACGGTCAGTCCTGCCAATGCATTCCCCAATTTGCCTCGCTTAAAGGGGGAAGCGATCGTGGAACTCACGGTCAAGGGTGCTCCGATTACGATCGCGGTCGATGGGGTAAATGCCCCGATTACGGCGGGAAATTTTGTTGATCTTGTCCAGCGGGGGGTTTACAATGGAACAACCTTCCACCGGGTGGTGCGCGACCCCACTCCCTTTGTGGTCCAGGGCGGTGATCCCCTTAGTAAGAATCCAGCCTTCGAGGCTCAAGTTGGGGCCGGTGGGTTTGTGGATCCGGCAGTCCCCTGTGATGTTCAAGCTTTACCACCAGGAGTCCCACCGGAAGTTGGCTGCGCCCGCAACATTCCCCTGGAAATTAAACCGGCTGGGGCGGCTGTGCCGATCTATAGCAAAACTTTCCAACAGGCTGGTATCCTGCAACCACCCCAGTTGCCCCATCGCCGGGGAGCCGTGGCGATGGCCCGATCACAACTTCCCGATTCCGCCTCATCCCAGTTTTACATCACCCTGGCCGATCAACAGTTCCTCGATGGCAACTATGCCGTATTTGGCTACGTTACCCAAGGAATGGAGGTCGTAGATCAAATCCAACAAGGCGATCGTATTGATGACGCTAGGGTGGTATCGGTTACAGATCAACCACAGACGAGCACCAGTCCCCCCTCACCGTAA
- a CDS encoding BamA/TamA family outer membrane protein: MHQRTCFRLSNLSWLPLVIASTVLLTPRLPALGQPSVPRADSPVSPPVSSGNIVAVPVALSPETVRVASPLADRPGARTAPPTSARQTVANAGVVVDTMRSQPHLPPAPPPDLTIRQVTIAGAGDLQAQVAAVIRTQAGQTVPAAQIDADIAAIQAIGLFADVQAIRVTTPQGVHLTYQVQPNPILRAVQMRGNQVLPQATIAAAFRDLYGRPLNLNELKPRIENLNQWYEKNGYSLGQVVNVRWGEPTGTLVVTVAEGVIDSVQVQFVDSEGNPTDANGKPIKGKTREVVITRELQTQPGTVFNRTTLTQDLQRLYSLGLFSDVGVTLKPGQQPDTVGVVIHLAEQKTGQFMPNAGYSTSGGLSVGLKLQQNNVGGNHQQLSADVQVDFPKGTLRERQGVLYDVRFTDPWIIGDTRRTGYTANVFKRRGTSLVFEGGATPVDLLNGDQPRLDRLGGGIRFSRPLADDWQVSLGTQYQRVLVQDESGRLSPQDEQGNALSFSGTGRDELYTVELAAVQDRRNQREQPTQGSLLRLSTEQSAPIGAGHILMNRVTGSYSVYLPVQFTRFTPHSEALALNVQGGTVIGDLPPYEAFALGGTDSVRGYNRGDLASSRSYVQASAEYRFPIVSIVGGTLFLDAATDLGSSDTVPGDPGGVRDKLGSGLGYGAGVRVKTPVGLVRVDYGFNDQGDSRLHFGFGDRF; this comes from the coding sequence ATGCACCAGAGGACCTGTTTTCGCCTGTCCAATTTGTCGTGGCTACCACTGGTCATCGCCAGTACCGTCTTACTGACCCCTAGGCTGCCCGCCCTGGGGCAACCCTCCGTTCCGCGAGCAGACTCCCCGGTCTCGCCCCCCGTCTCCTCCGGCAACATCGTTGCAGTTCCCGTGGCACTCAGCCCCGAAACCGTTCGCGTCGCGTCGCCCCTGGCGGATCGCCCAGGAGCCAGAACTGCACCTCCCACCAGTGCACGTCAAACGGTTGCCAATGCGGGGGTCGTCGTCGATACCATGCGTTCGCAGCCCCATTTGCCCCCAGCACCCCCGCCCGATCTCACCATTCGTCAGGTGACGATCGCCGGGGCCGGGGACTTACAAGCCCAAGTGGCGGCGGTGATTCGGACCCAGGCAGGCCAAACCGTACCGGCAGCGCAGATCGATGCAGATATTGCGGCAATTCAGGCGATCGGTCTATTTGCTGATGTACAGGCCATTCGCGTTACCACACCCCAGGGGGTGCATCTCACCTACCAGGTCCAGCCCAACCCCATCCTGCGTGCGGTGCAAATGCGGGGGAATCAGGTGTTGCCCCAGGCAACGATCGCGGCAGCATTCCGGGATCTCTATGGTCGTCCCCTCAACCTGAATGAACTCAAACCCCGCATTGAAAACCTGAACCAGTGGTATGAGAAAAATGGCTATAGCTTGGGCCAAGTGGTGAATGTGCGCTGGGGAGAACCTACAGGAACCCTAGTCGTCACGGTCGCTGAAGGGGTGATTGATTCGGTCCAAGTCCAATTCGTCGATAGTGAAGGCAATCCGACCGACGCCAATGGCAAGCCCATTAAGGGTAAGACCCGTGAGGTCGTCATCACCCGCGAGTTGCAAACCCAGCCGGGCACGGTATTCAATCGCACTACCCTCACGCAGGATCTCCAACGACTATACAGCCTCGGTTTATTCAGCGATGTGGGGGTAACCCTCAAGCCCGGTCAACAACCGGACACGGTGGGGGTTGTCATCCATCTGGCTGAGCAAAAAACGGGGCAGTTTATGCCGAATGCCGGCTATAGCACCAGTGGGGGCCTGTCGGTGGGCTTGAAGTTGCAACAGAACAATGTTGGGGGGAATCACCAACAGTTGAGCGCAGATGTCCAGGTCGATTTCCCCAAGGGAACGCTTCGCGAACGTCAGGGGGTCCTCTATGATGTGCGCTTTACCGATCCCTGGATCATTGGAGATACCCGTCGGACCGGCTATACGGCCAATGTTTTCAAGCGCCGTGGTACCTCCCTTGTATTTGAGGGCGGCGCAACCCCCGTCGATTTACTTAATGGCGATCAACCCCGTCTCGATCGCCTAGGCGGCGGGATTCGGTTTAGCCGTCCCCTAGCGGATGACTGGCAAGTCTCCCTGGGCACCCAATACCAACGGGTCCTGGTCCAGGATGAATCGGGACGCCTTAGCCCCCAGGATGAACAGGGCAACGCCCTCAGCTTCAGCGGTACCGGTCGGGATGAGTTGTATACGGTGGAATTAGCAGCGGTGCAGGATCGCCGTAACCAGCGGGAGCAACCCACCCAAGGGTCCTTACTCCGCCTGAGCACGGAGCAGTCGGCCCCGATCGGAGCCGGACATATTTTGATGAATCGGGTCACCGGGAGCTACAGCGTCTATCTACCCGTGCAGTTCACTCGCTTTACCCCGCACTCAGAAGCTTTGGCCTTGAATGTGCAGGGCGGCACGGTCATCGGCGATCTGCCCCCCTATGAAGCTTTTGCCCTGGGAGGGACGGATTCGGTACGCGGCTACAATCGCGGTGATCTCGCCAGCAGTCGCAGCTATGTGCAGGCATCGGCGGAATACCGTTTCCCCATTGTCTCGATCGTGGGGGGTACCCTCTTCCTAGACGCGGCCACCGATTTGGGCAGCAGTGACACCGTACCAGGTGATCCCGGTGGCGTGCGGGATAAACTGGGCAGTGGCCTAGGCTATGGTGCAGGCGTGCGCGTGAAAACCCCCGTCGGTCTGGTACGGGTGGACTATGGGTTTAATGATCAAGGGGACAGTCGTTTACATTTCGGGTTTGGCGATCGCTTCTAG
- a CDS encoding Uma2 family endonuclease, which produces MIIADRYQNLPSSDELPDSDDTPVDNEDQNLLPNYLLALLGQMWTDRYDWYFGVDMGIYHTAGSNPRIPVVPDAFLSLGVPRRKPGNKSRRSYVVWEEAGIVPTLVLEMVSWTPGGEYDDKLALYQRLGVLYYVIYNPEFWERDRHQPFEVYKLVDGQYRLQTGEPYWMPEVGLAIGRCQGNLDGIEREILSWFDQQGNRYPSAIEREQQAQAQAQQAQAQAQQAQAQAQQEREARLAAIDHLHRLGLTPDQIATALGLPLAVVQARLSNAPNCE; this is translated from the coding sequence ATGATCATCGCCGATCGCTATCAAAACTTACCCAGCAGTGACGAGCTACCCGACTCCGACGATACACCCGTGGATAACGAGGATCAAAATCTATTACCCAATTACCTACTGGCATTGCTGGGACAGATGTGGACCGATCGCTACGATTGGTACTTTGGCGTCGATATGGGCATCTATCACACCGCTGGTTCCAATCCACGGATACCTGTCGTTCCCGATGCCTTTCTGAGTTTGGGTGTCCCCCGGCGGAAACCCGGCAATAAGTCCCGGCGCAGTTATGTCGTCTGGGAAGAAGCGGGGATTGTACCCACGCTGGTGCTGGAGATGGTGTCCTGGACGCCGGGTGGTGAATATGATGACAAGCTGGCCCTATACCAACGGTTAGGGGTGCTGTACTACGTGATCTATAACCCAGAGTTTTGGGAGCGGGACCGGCATCAACCCTTTGAGGTCTACAAACTGGTAGATGGACAGTATCGCCTCCAGACCGGTGAACCCTATTGGATGCCAGAAGTGGGTCTGGCGATCGGACGCTGTCAAGGGAACCTAGATGGCATTGAGCGCGAAATCCTCTCCTGGTTTGACCAGCAGGGCAATCGCTACCCCTCTGCCATCGAACGGGAACAACAGGCCCAAGCCCAAGCCCAACAGGCCCAAGCCCAAGCCCAACAGGCCCAAGCCCAAGCCCAACAAGAACGAGAAGCACGGTTAGCTGCGATCGATCACCTGCATCGGCTGGGATTAACCCCTGACCAAATTGCCACTGCCCTCGGACTACCCCTAGCGGTTGTCCAGGCTAGACTCTCGAATGCCCCTAACTGCGAATAA
- a CDS encoding bifunctional aminoglycoside phosphotransferase/ATP-binding protein — protein sequence MSETALPPLIVQMQQPTFYPHPVQAPIALIQTHVSYVLLTGDYAYKVKKPVNFGFLDYSTLEKRHHFCQEELRLNQRGAGDLYLDVLPITLAGDTYQLNGGGEPVEYVLRMRQFPQAALLLDQFEKGNVTAEQMQTLAQVVAAFHAQAATNDHIRSYGTVAQIRRAIDENFQQTTGYIERDGHGPQTRQQYDETQAYCDRFFEDHADWFAQRLEADRIRECHGDLHLRNICLWHDRFYLFDCIEFNEPFRFVDVMYDVAFTVMDLEARARPDLANAFLNAYLEQTGDWQGLQVLPLYLSRQAYVRAKVTSFLLDDPSIGEAEKQAAWKTAAHYYHLAWQYTRLDHGQLVIMSGLSGSGKSTVAGILARHRGAIHLRSDAVRKHLAGIPLMQRGGDDLYTPDMTAKTYDRLCQLGIQLARQGYTVILDAKYDRQSLRRPVLTQAAAHGLPVHILHCDAPQAVLEDRLHQRTGDIADATVTILHQQTLEPYGPEEKPLVIRIDTDRPLADLETAIQRLSLGPSTACT from the coding sequence ATGAGTGAAACTGCTTTACCGCCGCTGATTGTCCAGATGCAGCAACCGACGTTTTACCCCCATCCGGTGCAAGCCCCGATCGCGCTGATCCAAACCCATGTTTCCTACGTGCTCCTGACCGGGGACTATGCCTATAAGGTCAAAAAGCCCGTGAATTTTGGCTTCCTCGACTATTCGACGCTGGAAAAACGCCACCACTTCTGCCAGGAAGAACTGCGTCTCAACCAGCGGGGGGCCGGGGACCTCTACCTGGATGTCTTACCCATCACCCTGGCAGGGGATACCTATCAGCTAAACGGCGGCGGCGAACCCGTTGAATATGTCCTGCGGATGCGGCAGTTTCCCCAAGCGGCCCTGCTACTGGACCAGTTTGAAAAAGGCAACGTCACTGCCGAGCAGATGCAGACCTTGGCTCAAGTCGTCGCAGCATTTCACGCCCAAGCCGCAACCAATGACCACATCCGCAGCTATGGCACCGTGGCGCAAATTCGCCGCGCGATTGATGAAAACTTCCAGCAGACGACGGGGTATATCGAACGGGACGGCCACGGTCCCCAGACGCGGCAGCAGTACGACGAAACCCAAGCCTACTGCGATCGCTTCTTTGAGGATCATGCTGATTGGTTTGCCCAACGCCTTGAGGCCGATCGCATTCGGGAATGCCACGGTGACCTTCACCTGCGCAATATCTGCCTCTGGCACGATCGATTCTACCTATTCGACTGCATTGAATTTAACGAACCCTTCCGGTTTGTCGATGTCATGTATGATGTCGCCTTTACCGTCATGGACCTGGAGGCCCGCGCGCGCCCCGATCTGGCCAATGCGTTCCTGAATGCCTACCTGGAACAAACCGGCGATTGGCAAGGCTTGCAGGTTCTGCCGCTGTACCTCAGCCGCCAAGCCTACGTCCGCGCCAAGGTGACCTCCTTCCTGCTGGATGATCCCAGCATTGGGGAAGCTGAAAAGCAAGCCGCCTGGAAAACCGCTGCCCACTACTATCACCTGGCATGGCAATATACCCGCCTGGATCACGGTCAGTTGGTTATCATGTCCGGCTTATCGGGGTCTGGCAAGTCCACCGTGGCCGGTATCCTGGCCCGTCATCGGGGCGCGATTCACCTGCGATCAGATGCCGTGCGCAAACACTTGGCGGGGATTCCCCTCATGCAGCGAGGGGGAGATGACCTGTACACCCCTGACATGACGGCCAAAACCTACGATCGTCTCTGCCAACTCGGTATCCAGCTTGCTCGCCAGGGGTACACTGTGATTCTGGATGCGAAATACGATCGCCAGTCCCTCCGCCGACCCGTGCTCACCCAAGCGGCGGCCCACGGGCTGCCTGTCCACATCCTCCACTGCGATGCTCCCCAAGCCGTGTTAGAGGACCGTCTACACCAGCGGACTGGGGATATTGCCGATGCTACTGTAACCATTCTGCACCAGCAAACTTTGGAACCCTATGGTCCAGAGGAAAAGCCCTTAGTCATTAGGATAGACACCGATCGCCCCTTGGCTGACCTGGAAACGGCCATTCAGAGGCTATCATTGGGGCCATCTACAGCCTGTACCTAA
- a CDS encoding (2Fe-2S) ferredoxin domain-containing protein, with amino-acid sequence MNPSPSSKLPPYPGNALPDTPSPQIHRCVLVCQHRTCLRHGAAAVMSAFAQVRVPGVTIQTSECLGQCSIGPNAQVLPDNIWYARLTPEDVAIIAEEHLQGGQPVDRLLNPRIHLRF; translated from the coding sequence ATGAATCCGTCGCCATCGAGCAAGCTCCCCCCCTACCCTGGTAATGCCCTCCCGGATACGCCATCTCCCCAGATACATCGCTGTGTGCTCGTGTGCCAGCATCGGACCTGCCTTCGCCACGGGGCGGCAGCCGTCATGAGTGCGTTTGCGCAGGTGCGGGTGCCCGGTGTCACGATTCAGACCAGTGAGTGTTTGGGCCAGTGCAGTATTGGGCCGAATGCGCAGGTTTTGCCGGATAACATTTGGTATGCCCGCTTAACCCCAGAAGACGTCGCGATCATCGCCGAGGAGCACCTACAGGGTGGCCAACCCGTCGATCGCCTGCTCAATCCCCGCATTCACCTGCGGTTTTAA
- a CDS encoding pentapeptide repeat-containing protein, giving the protein MPFFRQPVPSDVTRDFPGQDLRGYRFDQQDLTAADFSHADLRGASFRKAILVGANFS; this is encoded by the coding sequence ATGCCTTTCTTCCGGCAACCCGTCCCCTCCGACGTGACCCGCGATTTTCCCGGCCAAGACCTGCGAGGATACCGGTTTGACCAGCAGGATCTCACCGCCGCTGATTTCAGCCATGCGGATTTGCGGGGGGCCAGCTTTCGCAAGGCGATCCTCGTTGGGGCTAACTTTAGCTAG
- a CDS encoding serine/threonine phosphatase, with product MLICPQCQFENPDHHRFCQECGTSLILRPCPTCGADASYQAEYCPSCGDRIGTLWLAIIEPLVREPVAPTSHELTADSTDTGIGIDTDTDTDVLTNSADGAAADVLTHPDDRGDRNEAIVAATATEREPRGDDPVCSVPNSVSLPPFPVGQYLDPQQRYQVLEWLPTPPQMLYHCARVLDCKPLQVSTLDTIAVSTPPAAEDDLDGESSSGELGQPAAANSPTIPAIAEPYLLLPSQLGQVLPALHDAWQTEDYAIALLEDRSDWPTFIDHWQDGTVAPLEMLHWLHEMVVLWTILAGWHCCQSLLEPQNLRLDEDQVLCLQQLYPDDPTAPPTLAHLGQVWQRLLAQSQATLPEPILELLHALDQGRITTPTALRSRIEALAQDIQQPQMDADITIADTPTDELPEWYGTTIAQTPPPADLAIAETTGPLDLPDFNDIPLTPDMQAILQAQLDQDAQANDLIEDEEEAATVALPMRLASIQDAGRTDVGCKRQRNEDYFSILAECQKLETPLGRSVSARGVYILCDGMGGHAGGEVASTLAADTLRQFFLDAWFNAEAEPLRQDLPSRELIIQGINLANQAIYEINQQNASAGSGRMGTTLVLLLLQDSKVAIAHVGDSRLYRITRKQLLEQLTIDHEVGQQEIQRGVDPDIAYAHADAYQLTQALGPRNTDFMHPDIKFLDLHEDTLFLLCSDGLSDNNVVEEHWQTHLLPLLSSRANLDEGAQKLIDLANQYNGHDNITVLLVRVKLQPHLDYLQQLGPLNES from the coding sequence ATGCTCATCTGCCCCCAGTGTCAGTTCGAGAATCCGGACCACCATCGCTTCTGTCAAGAGTGTGGCACTTCTCTAATCCTGCGCCCCTGTCCCACCTGTGGCGCAGACGCTTCCTATCAAGCTGAGTATTGTCCCAGTTGTGGCGATCGCATTGGTACCCTGTGGCTAGCGATCATCGAACCCCTAGTCCGTGAACCGGTGGCTCCCACCTCCCATGAGCTTACGGCGGATTCGACTGATACGGGTATTGGTATTGATACAGATACGGATACTGATGTTCTGACCAACTCAGCAGATGGGGCTGCTGCCGATGTTCTGACCCATCCCGATGATCGGGGCGATCGGAATGAGGCGATCGTGGCAGCGACTGCAACTGAGCGTGAACCAAGGGGAGACGATCCGGTCTGCTCAGTGCCCAACTCTGTTTCACTCCCACCGTTTCCGGTTGGACAATACCTAGATCCTCAGCAACGGTACCAGGTGCTAGAGTGGCTACCCACGCCTCCCCAGATGCTTTATCATTGCGCCAGGGTCCTAGACTGTAAGCCTCTGCAAGTTTCGACCCTCGACACGATCGCGGTCTCAACTCCTCCGGCTGCCGAGGACGACCTAGACGGGGAGTCCTCGTCTGGGGAGCTTGGCCAACCGGCGGCTGCCAACTCGCCGACCATTCCGGCGATCGCTGAACCTTACCTCCTGCTGCCCTCGCAACTGGGGCAGGTACTGCCGGCCCTGCACGATGCGTGGCAGACCGAGGACTATGCCATTGCTCTCTTGGAAGATCGCTCCGATTGGCCCACCTTCATCGATCATTGGCAAGATGGCACCGTTGCCCCGCTGGAGATGTTGCACTGGCTCCACGAGATGGTTGTCCTGTGGACGATTTTGGCCGGCTGGCACTGCTGCCAAAGCCTGCTGGAACCTCAAAATTTGCGCCTAGATGAGGATCAGGTGCTCTGCCTACAGCAGCTTTACCCCGACGACCCGACGGCCCCGCCCACCCTGGCACACCTAGGTCAAGTCTGGCAACGCTTACTGGCACAGTCGCAAGCAACATTGCCAGAGCCTATCCTTGAACTCTTGCACGCTCTCGATCAGGGAAGGATTACAACCCCCACGGCATTGCGATCGCGGATTGAAGCGCTGGCCCAGGACATTCAGCAACCACAAATGGATGCGGATATCACGATCGCCGACACCCCCACCGACGAGTTGCCCGAATGGTATGGAACCACGATTGCGCAGACCCCACCCCCAGCGGATCTCGCGATCGCGGAGACCACTGGTCCCCTGGATTTACCGGACTTCAACGACATTCCCCTAACGCCAGACATGCAGGCCATCCTCCAGGCACAACTCGATCAGGACGCCCAAGCCAATGACCTGATCGAGGACGAAGAGGAAGCGGCCACGGTCGCCCTTCCCATGCGGCTAGCCAGTATTCAAGATGCGGGCCGCACGGATGTGGGCTGCAAACGCCAGCGCAACGAAGATTATTTCAGTATTCTGGCTGAATGCCAAAAACTGGAAACCCCTCTCGGACGTAGCGTGTCAGCCCGGGGAGTTTATATCTTGTGTGATGGGATGGGGGGCCATGCCGGTGGCGAAGTGGCCAGTACCTTGGCCGCCGATACGCTCCGACAGTTTTTCCTGGATGCCTGGTTCAATGCCGAGGCAGAGCCGCTCCGCCAGGATTTACCCAGCCGTGAACTGATTATTCAGGGGATTAATCTGGCCAATCAGGCTATCTATGAAATCAATCAGCAAAATGCCAGTGCCGGGAGTGGCCGGATGGGTACCACGCTAGTCCTCTTGTTGCTACAAGACTCAAAGGTGGCGATCGCCCATGTGGGGGATAGTCGGCTGTATCGGATTACGCGCAAGCAACTGCTCGAGCAGTTGACGATCGACCACGAAGTGGGGCAACAGGAAATCCAAAGAGGCGTTGACCCTGACATTGCCTATGCCCACGCCGATGCTTACCAACTCACCCAGGCATTAGGTCCCCGGAATACTGATTTTATGCATCCTGACATTAAATTTCTCGACCTGCATGAAGATACCTTGTTTTTGCTGTGCTCGGATGGCCTGTCGGACAATAATGTCGTCGAAGAACACTGGCAAACCCATCTCCTACCCCTGCTGAGTTCCCGTGCCAATTTGGATGAGGGTGCCCAAAAGTTGATCGATCTCGCGAACCAATATAACGGTCACGACAACATCACCGTCCTATTAGTGCGGGTGAAGTTACAGCCCCATTTAGACTATCTCCAGCAATTGGGTCCACTCAATGAGTCGTAG
- a CDS encoding 2TM domain-containing protein: protein MALSYSQEDVQQILQLAIARQTDTGKLTQAQLREIAAELGISPVDLEAAEKEWLAQREAAQELNLFNTYRRARWKDQVVKYVITNAFLLAAIVFLHWHSLLAISLIWGMALALETWRTFQTSGEDYERSLQQWRRKRQLQHSVNRFLARWLKE, encoded by the coding sequence ATGGCCCTATCCTATAGTCAGGAAGATGTCCAGCAAATTCTTCAGCTTGCGATCGCCCGGCAGACAGACACGGGAAAACTCACCCAGGCCCAACTTCGGGAGATTGCCGCCGAGTTGGGCATTTCGCCGGTTGATCTCGAAGCTGCCGAAAAGGAGTGGCTGGCCCAGCGTGAAGCTGCTCAGGAATTAAATTTGTTTAATACCTATCGGCGTGCCCGCTGGAAAGACCAGGTCGTGAAGTATGTGATTACCAATGCCTTCCTCCTCGCCGCGATCGTTTTCTTACACTGGCACTCCCTCCTTGCGATCTCGCTGATTTGGGGGATGGCCTTGGCTTTAGAGACCTGGCGCACTTTTCAGACCTCTGGCGAGGATTACGAGCGATCGCTGCAACAATGGCGGCGTAAACGTCAGCTTCAACACTCGGTGAACCGGTTTCTTGCTCGTTGGCTGAAGGAATAG
- a CDS encoding threonine synthase produces the protein MTPLPYSLLSHLECARCQQQYEADRLHNTCACGSPLVARYDLAAIAQRLTPAAIAARSPTLWRYHELLPVQQPSQIVSLGEGFTPLYPLPRLAQSLGVGQLLIKDESVNPGDTFKARGAAVGLSRAMALGAEKLAIATNGNAGEAWALYAARAGIPLTVIMPQDANPMSQRLCALAGAETYLVQGLISDAGKWIQHHFQPRGWFDVSTLKEPYRLEGKKTMGYEIVEQLGWQFPEAIVFPTGGGIAIIAMYKAFLELQALGWVKGPLPRLIAVQANGCAPLVQAFHAQAPTSEYCQNAQTFATGLRVPKSFGDFMVLEALYATDGYAIAVSDADIAAAIPHTLQKEGIFLGPEAASVVPAIQTLGQKGILQPDDRVVILGSGSGLKYPDLLPVPALKALPREVTGDRAPVPPD, from the coding sequence GTGACCCCACTGCCGTATAGCTTGCTCTCCCATCTAGAGTGTGCCCGTTGTCAACAGCAGTATGAGGCCGATCGCCTGCACAATACCTGTGCCTGTGGTTCGCCGCTGGTGGCCCGTTACGATCTGGCCGCGATCGCCCAGCGGCTGACGCCAGCAGCGATCGCCGCTAGATCGCCTACCCTCTGGCGCTACCACGAACTGTTGCCCGTGCAGCAGCCGAGCCAAATCGTTTCGCTAGGGGAAGGTTTTACCCCCTTGTACCCCCTGCCCCGCTTGGCCCAGTCCCTGGGCGTGGGGCAGCTCTTGATCAAGGACGAAAGTGTTAACCCCGGTGATACCTTTAAGGCGCGGGGGGCTGCCGTGGGCCTTTCACGGGCGATGGCGTTGGGGGCCGAAAAACTGGCGATCGCGACCAATGGCAATGCAGGGGAAGCCTGGGCACTCTACGCCGCGCGAGCCGGGATTCCCCTCACCGTGATCATGCCCCAGGATGCGAACCCCATGTCCCAACGGCTGTGTGCCTTGGCTGGGGCAGAAACCTATTTAGTACAGGGGTTGATTTCCGATGCTGGGAAGTGGATTCAACACCATTTTCAACCGCGGGGTTGGTTTGATGTGTCCACCCTCAAGGAACCCTATCGCCTGGAGGGAAAAAAGACGATGGGGTATGAAATTGTTGAGCAACTGGGTTGGCAGTTTCCGGAGGCGATCGTATTTCCCACCGGCGGGGGGATTGCCATCATTGCCATGTATAAAGCCTTCTTAGAACTCCAAGCATTGGGTTGGGTTAAGGGACCCCTTCCCCGACTGATAGCCGTCCAGGCCAATGGCTGTGCGCCCTTAGTCCAGGCCTTTCACGCCCAGGCCCCCACCTCAGAATATTGCCAGAATGCCCAGACCTTTGCCACAGGGCTACGGGTCCCCAAATCGTTTGGGGATTTTATGGTATTGGAGGCCCTGTATGCTACCGATGGCTATGCGATCGCGGTCTCGGATGCCGATATCGCAGCGGCAATCCCCCACACCCTCCAAAAGGAGGGCATTTTCCTGGGACCAGAGGCTGCCTCCGTCGTCCCCGCCATTCAAACCCTGGGTCAAAAGGGCATTTTGCAACCCGACGATCGCGTGGTGATCTTGGGGTCCGGCAGTGGCCTGAAATATCCTGATCTCCTGCCGGTTCCGGCACTGAAGGCATTGCCGCGTGAGGTGACGGGCGATCGTGCCCCTGTGCCGCCAGACTGA
- a CDS encoding DUF29 domain-containing protein, translating into MNQLYETDFSEWIHQTIQLLQAGRWQEVDIPHLVEEIEGLGKSERRGITSQLTRLLVHLLKWQYQPQRRTDSWLDAITDARMQIEFAIADSPSLRTYPEAQPEVSYQRARQQATTQQTGLEIITFPEQCPYPLELVLPETWLPESE; encoded by the coding sequence ATGAATCAGTTGTATGAGACGGATTTTAGTGAGTGGATTCACCAAACCATACAACTCTTGCAGGCAGGCCGTTGGCAAGAAGTTGACATACCCCATTTGGTTGAGGAAATTGAGGGTTTGGGTAAAAGTGAACGACGGGGCATTACCAGTCAACTCACACGGTTGTTGGTGCATTTACTCAAGTGGCAGTATCAACCCCAACGCCGCACCGATAGCTGGTTGGATGCCATCACTGATGCCCGGATGCAAATTGAATTCGCGATCGCAGATAGTCCCAGCCTGCGGACATATCCTGAAGCACAACCGGAGGTCAGTTATCAGCGGGCGCGGCAGCAGGCGACTACTCAGCAAACGGGCCTGGAGATCATCACGTTTCCAGAGCAGTGTCCCTATCCCCTGGAATTAGTCTTGCCTGAAACTTGGCTACCAGAGAGCGAGTAA